From the Ignavibacteriales bacterium genome, the window GTCTTCTTCCTTATCATCTCCGGACGCTTCGGCGGTATGAGCCCCGTGCCCTTCCAAAACGTCCAGCTCGCCACCGGCGTCACGCTCTCCTGTATCACCGCCGAAAACTTACTCCGCATCATCGCAAGCAAAATACTAAAACCCCTCACCTACGACACCGCAAAGATCAAACAACTCCTCATAACCGGCGGAGAGGTCACAAAAACTAACATAGAGAAGGTGTTTAAGCAGTAGCAGAAAAGACTCCACAAAAATTATTATTAATTAGTATTTAACAAAATCAATAAGTATACTGTAAACAAAGTATCTTAGCTAAAGAATTAGGTTGATTTGAACTCAAAAAATCTCTACTTTTAAGCTATGTTAATTTGTCATAATGGAAAGAAATCATTACATTAAAGATACCATAAATATTTATAGGTTTAACAATATGAAAATTTGGAAAAACAAATCTGTAATTCAATTACTGAGTGAAGAAAGTAAGAGTGATCCTGTAGAAATTATTAAGGAGAGAGCAAAGAAATTAGTTGTAGAATCTATTGATAAAGGATGGAAAGGGCCACCGTATAATCCACTCGATTTAGCAAGGTTTTTAAAAATTGATATTTCCCCAAATGATAATGTTATTGATGCGAGGACAATTCCAATTGGAAAAAATAAATTTCTGATTGAGTATAACCCATTTGAGAGAGAATCTAGAATAAACTTTTCAATCGCACATGAGTTAGGTCATTTTTTGTTCAGTGATTGTAGCGATGAAATCCGCAATAGAGAGTCAAAAGTTGCTTATGGAAAGGGTGAACAATGGGAGCTTGAATTTTTATGTAATGTAGCCGCATCGGAGATTCTCTTACCTTATGGTTCTTTTATCGAAGATGCAAATAAAGCAAATTTAAATATACACTCTTTGATTGAATTATCAAATAAGTATAAAGCTTCATTGGAAGCAGTAATGCTCAGATTCACAAGTGTTACTAACAAGTCGTGTGGTATTGCGTTTGCTACTTTCAGGAATGACTCCTTAATAGTTGATTACTCGAAAACCTCAAAGGATTTTGGGGTAAACTTCTCAAAAAATTTTGTAATACCTTTTACATCGGAAGCATATTCTTGTAAGTACTCAGGAAGAACCTCAAGCGAAAATGTAAGGTGGGAAATTCTTGACGGTAGACATTTTAGACTAAGTTATGTTGGTCTTCCCCCTTTGCCTCAACAATCAAATCAAAGAGTGGGAATTTTCTTTGTTCCACTTGACATAGAAAGTATAAAAGAAAGCAAAATAAAAATAGAGTTTGGAGATGCTCGTGAGCCGTTGGGAGCCGGAAATAAAATAATAGCACAGCTAATAAATACAAGTGGAGGGGTTGGCTTTGGATTTGGGAGGGCTATGGCTGAGGCTTGGCCAGAAACAAAACATTCCATTGCAAACTGGAAAAATGATACAAAAAACTTTCGCTTAGGTAAAACAAAAATGTTTGAATTGGAAAAAGGACTTTTTGTTTTTCAGATGTTAGCACAACAAGGAATTCACGCTAAAAGGGGAGAAATTCCTTTGAAGTACTCGGCATTAAGATTATGCCTTAAAGAATTAGCTAAATCTGCGCTAGAAATTAACGCGAGTGTACATATGCCTCAAATCGGTGCAGGGCAAGCTGGGGGGAATTGGGATATAATACAGGAAATGATATTCTCTGAATTAGTTTTAAAAGAAATAGATGTAACCGTCTACATACTACCAGGTAAAATTTCTAAGCCAATCTTTAAAAATACTCTTTCATTATTTGACGAAGAATCTCTATGGCAGAAAGAAAATTAATCTTGTTGTTGAGTGGCGAAATTGCCTCGGGTAAGACAACCCTGTCTAAGAATCTTCAGGATAAATATGGATTTAAGGTATCAAGAACCAGGGAAGGAATTAAGAAAAGATATCATGCTAGTAGATCACGTGAAGATTTGCAGATTTTCGGAGAAAAATTGGACAAAACAACCAAAGGGAGATGGGTCTTAGAACATTTTCAAGATGAATTCTATACAAGTTTTTTCGAAAATGATTTTTTTGTTATAGATTCAGTTAGAATCAAGGAACAGATTGAACAATTTCGAAGAGCATATGGTTATTCAGTTTTCCACATTCATTTATTGTCATCAGATGCGACTTTGTATGATAGGTTCATCAAAAGGGGTGAGAATAAGGATTTAGGAGAAAGGAAATTAAAAAGAAAATATTCTGAGTTTAAGAAAAATAATACAGAATCTCAGGTTAATGAGCTAGCAGATAAAGCTGATCTTGTAATTGATACTGATAGATGTAATGCCAACGATGTTTTTGTTAAAGTAGTTTGTTTCCTGAAGTTGCTACCTCCTAATGATAGTGAGTTAGTGGATATAATTGTTGGGGGTCAGTTTGGATCAGAGGGCAAAGGTCAAGTGGCGGCATACTTATCGCCAAATTATGATTGTTTATTGAGGGTCGGAGGTCCAAATGCAGGCCATTCGGTTTATGAGGAACCGATACATGATGTTTTCCATCTTTTACCTTCCGGGACCAACAGAAATAAAACGGCGAAGCTTATATTGGGTCCAGGGTCAGTGATTAATCTTAAAAAGATTTTAGAAGAAGTAAAGAAATTTGGTATTGAGGATAGGAAGAGACTGATTATTGATGAGAATGTTACAGTTATATCAGAAGAAGATATTAAAAATGAAAAAAAATACAAGAAAAATATCGGTTCGACAACTCAAGGAGTGGGATATGCTACTGCCAAAAATATCATTGAAAGAATTAAAGGCAAAAATTCTCATAAGGCCAAGCACTTTAAGGAACTAAGTTCTTTTATAGGATCTTCTTTTGAAGAGTTACAATTCTTGTTTAGACATAATAAGAAAATACTATTGGAAGGCACCCAAGGAACTTTGTTAAGTTTACACCATGGTATCTATCCATATGTTACATCAAGAGATACATCTGCGTCAGGGTGCTTATCGGAAGCGGGTATATCACCGAAAAGAGTAAGGAAAATTATTTTAGTTACAAGAACATATCCTATAAGGGTAGCGGGTAATTCAGGTCCTTTTTTGAGCAATGAAATTGGTTGGAATGATGTCTCAAAGAGATCTAGGATTAAGATAAATGAATTACTGAACAGGGAAAAAACAACAACGACAAAAAGGGATAGGAGAGTAGCAGAATTTTCTTGGCCTTTATTCCAAAAATCATGTGAATTAAATTCTCCAACCGACATTGCTTTAACTTTCTCTGATTACATCTGTATTGAGAATAGGAAAGCCAAAAGGTATGAACAACTAACCTCAGAGACAAAAAGAATGATAGAAGAAGTTGAAAGGTGTGCGGGTGTGCCTGTTAGCCTAATAAGCACTTCATTTGATTATAGAGCAATTATAGACAGGAGAAATTGGATTTAATGGACTTAGAGCAATTTATAGTTGATAGACCATATCTATATCATTTAACAAGTAAGGAGAATTTTGACTTAATTAAAAAAGACAGAATTCTGTATAGTGCAAACAAGTTATTTAAATTCTGTAATTTAGACCCTTTGCAGTACAGAATTAAGAGAAAAAAGCATCTTTATATTGAGAAAAAGGGTAAAAAGATTATGATTAGAGATCAAAGACCACTAAGTGAAATTGCTTTAGCAAAGTGTTTGGAAGATGGTTGGTTGTGTAAGGATTATTATTATTATTTAAACGATAGAGTGTTTTTCTGGCCAACTCTAGAAAGATTAAACCCACATTTCAATAGATATGAAGATGAAAAACCTTTAATAATAAGATTAAATACACGAGATGTTATAACGCTAAACAAGAATGTTAAGTTTTCGAGATTAAATTCTGGGGCTACCCGTCCAAATGCCTATCTTGGTGGAATCGCACCAAAGAGAGGTAAAAATACTTTTGTTGTAGCACCCTCGTTTCAATTTCCTATTAGAAAAGTTGCCGAGGTTACTTTTGACGTGAAGTGTGTTTTACCTCAAAAGGTAATGTATTCATCATCACCTGTAGGATCATGGAAAAATGTTTAAAATAACTTGAGATGCCTATTTCCTATTCAAATCGTTGTAGCTATTCAATTCATCAGCGCGTACACAACGATATTCGTACCCATCTTAAAACTTTCCTCTCTCTTTTCGGGAGGATCATTATGCTCCTTTGTATCTGCCCACCCATCTGAAATGTTCGTCTCATAAGTATAATACAGACACATTCTCCCGTTACTATACACCGCGAAGCCCTGCGGCGGCTTACCATCATGCTCATGTATCTTCGGCAGACCATGCGGGAAGTCATACTCACTGTGATATATCGGGTGATTAAATGGAAGCTCCCTCATCTCATCCGTAGGAAATATTTTTTTTATCTCGCGCCTGAACGACTCGTCCATACCATAATCATCATCCACATATAAAAACCCTCCTGCCTCGCAGTACCGCCTCAAGCGCACTGCCTCATTCTCGCTCAGCTCTATATTACCGTGCCCCGTTATCATTATAAAAGGATAATCGAATATCTCATCCGAGTTCACGTTCACCGAATAAAATTTCGCCTCGTCCACGTCTATCACTGTGTTCTTCTTAAGATACTCCATCATATTTATCTCAGCCGAAGGATCATTATACCAGTCACCCCCGCCCGAATACTGTAGCCGCGCTATCTTGAACGGGGAACTATCCTTCCGCTCACCCCGCGGATCGTTCCCCTCCTGCGCCTTTACAATAATAAACGCTACTAATAAAATGACGGGTATGATAATAAATCGTTTCATAATACTCACCGCTAAGAACGCGAAGACCGCCAAGAAAAATACTTATTATGCTTAGCGTACTTTGCGACCTTTGCGGTTAAATCTTTTTTTATTTAATTAGTATAGCTTTCTTGATGTCAGTGAAGCTTTTTGTCTCCAGCTTATAAAAATACACACCGCTCGGGAGCGCAGAAGCATCCCACGTGAACGAATACTCTCCCGCCGGGAGGTCCTCCTTCACCAGCACAGCGACCCTCTCCCCCAACAAATTATATACGCTTAACTCCACGAATGTGTTTCCCGCGAGCGCGAACTTTATACTCGTCGCCGGATTAAATGGATTCGGATAGTTCTGCGAAAGAGAAAACCTATCAGGTATGCCTGAATTCGAGTTTTGAATCCCCGTCGGAATGTCGAGTTTTTGGGTTCCATCACGGCGTGAGTTGCCTTTGTATGTGCTCCATGTCTTTTTTGGGGCGGGGTCCCACAGCCCGGGCGTATCCCACGCGTAGATCTTTCTGTCGTTGCAGGGAGCGAAGAGCTCGACGTCACCATCCCCGTCGATGTCCACCATCGTCGGGTTAGAGTTAAAAGCATTTAGTACGGTAGCTTCACTACTGAGCGGGAATCCTGCAGCGGAATCACCGGTTGCGGTGATAGCGTACATTTTTCCCTGGTTAGTGCCGCCGATAATTTCGGGGATACCGTCTCCGGTCACGTCCGCGATGGCAGTATTTCCGTCTACCCAGGTAGCAAAAACACCTCTCGGAAAACTGGGCAGCATCGTTCCGTCTAAATTGAAACACACAATTTTGCCGAGGGAAACCGCCTCCACTGTCCCGAAAGCGATCTCGACCTCACTATCACCGTCCACATCACCGATGGAAACACCGGCGTAAGGATGTCCGGACGGAACGGGGAACGGAAAATTAGGGAGTAGTGTGCCGTCGGGATTGTAAGCATAAATTCCATTTATGTCGGAGGTGTTTAGGTCTTTGAGACGTATTACGACGTCCAGTTTGTTATCGTTATTCAAATCGTAGAGCACTGGTGTGCCACCGACCGAGTAAGGTCCGCAAAGTTTGGGCCAGCCGGGTTTTACAGCGCCGTCGTGAGTATAACACATTAGGCGTCCTTCATAGCTCGACCCCGCGTCATATCCCGTCCCGAAGAATATCTCGGTCTTGCCGTCATTATCAACGTCCGCGGCAACGGGCGCAGATGATGATGCTTTAAGGTAGTCTATCGGGAAGCCGGGCATTTCCGTCACCGTTCCGGTGTTCCAGCTGAGCAGGTGCAGGCGCGCGTTTAAGTCATTACTTCTGTCAAAGGATATTATCACGATCTCAAGTTTGTTGTCATTATTCACATCGACCAAGCAAGGTGTCGAGTGTTCGCTGACCGCTCCGGTCGAGAAGGGAAATCCCGTTACCATCGATCCGTCAAAATTGTGTGCATACACCTGTCCATTCTCATCGGCATGGACAACCTCCATCTCGCCGTCTCCGTCTATGTCGCCGAGGGCAGGTATCTCTATCGAGCCGGACGTTTGCAACGAACCGAACGGTATAGAGTACGGAAAACCGAGAACGAAGGCTCCGCTGGCTTTGTAGCCATAGAGCAAGGGAGTTCCGCTAGAGGTAAATGAGTGTGTCGCGAAAATCTCGTAAGTACCATTGCCATCCATATCGGCAATTGTCGTTGATGAGTTGTACCAGGGCCAGTCTATCGAGGATTGGCGAGGCCATCCGAACTGGTACGGGATAGCATCGGTCTGTAGCTGCTGTGTCTGCGGAATGTATCTGTATTCCTGAGTTTTTATAATATCAAAGCGGGAATTTCGCAGAGCGCCAAGCTGTGATGAATTACATATAGCGGTTACGTAGCCATTATCCTGATTATAGATGAATTTCCCACTAGGGGTAATTTTTACGTCATCAAATTCCTTGACAAGTGTTTGCAGGTACCGGAGATCGTTGTCGTTATTTATTTTTATCCAGACGGCGTAATCGCCTGCGAAGGAAGTTCCTGCTAATAGCAGGAGTATTATTATAGTGTAAAAAGTTTTAAGCATAGTTTTTCATTTTTATTTAATTATGTACTTTTGACCGCCCAAAAGTACCAAAAGGTAAAGCTGTTGATATATATAATTTGTAAAGTCAAAATAAAATTTAGGGATATTAGGAGATAACATCAATGTACGATGAATTATTACTAAATATATGTTTATGCGTTAAAAATTATACCGTGGGATGAAATATATAATTGATAAAAATGACTTTAAAAATTCCTAAAACATCAATATTTTAACTCCAATCATATCATTACAACTTCAATGTAGCCGGGGGATGAACGAAAAAGATGGTAATGCAATGAGCAGTTGTCTCAATATAGAAAATGAAAGAGATTTTTTACAAAATAGGTAACACCTTAAATAAACTATCCGGACCCGGGGTATTTTTCACTGCTTTACTACTTTCCTTAATAATAGGTTCCGCAGACCTCATCACAGGTAAGAAGTTGTTAATTTCATTTTTCTATTTCATCCCGGTAGTAATTTCCAGCATTTACGGCGGACGCAGAACGGGTATCCTCATCGGTCTGGTGAGCGGAATAATATATTTTGTTACCGGGGTTTTTGCAAATTCGTGGAGCACACCGGTGGACTCTATATTAAATCTCATACTTCCTGCAATTATCTTTATGACAGCGGCGGCATTTATTTCGACGAGGCGTGAGGAAAAGCCAGCTTCGTCTAACGAACAAATACCGGCGAGGTTATCGAGCAACGGCATGGGAAGTAACGGAACGAACGGACACGGAGAGAGAGATTTCAGGAAGTTTTTCGATAACGCGATAGACGCGATCTATGCAACCGACGAACAGGGAAACCTGGTTGTTGCAAACAGCGCTTTTTTTGACATCACCGGTTATTCCGAAAAAGAAATATCCAGCCTGAACTATAAAAATCTTGTTTCCCCATCACACAGGAAGAAGGTAGATACTTTTTATAAAAGGCAGTTTATAAACAGGACACAGAATTCATACATAGAGTTTCCGATACTCACCAAAAAGGGTGATGAGAAATGGGTGGCGCAGAACACATACATGATACAGGAGAACGGTTCTGTTTCGGAATTTTATTTTGTTACGCGAGACATATCTGAGCAGGTAAAGAGTAAGAAGTTCGCAGAGGATAATGAAAAGAAACTGAGACAGATAATAGACCTGGTACCACATTTTATTTTTGCGAAAGATATAAACGGGAAATTCATATTAGCCAACCAGGCAACTGCTGAGGTTTACGGTACGACAGTGGAAGACCTTCTTACAAAGACCGACGCCGATTTTGCAAAGTCAAAAGAGGAGGCGGAGGGCTTCAGGAAGGATGACCTGGAAGTAATAAAAAGCGGAGAGGCGAAATTTATACAGGAAGAAAAGATAACGGATGCTGAAGGAAACGTAAGATATTTACAGACAATAAAGATCCCTTACACAGAGCCGGAAACAAATAAAGCAGCAGTTCTTGGTGTTTCTACGGATATAACAGAAAGGAAGAGCTTCCTGGAGGCATTGCTGGAGAGTGAAACAAAATTCAGAAGTTTTGCAAAGACTGCCCCTGTGGCATTGACGAGGTATGATCCCCAGGTACAGAGGTATGAATTTGTAAACGATGAGTTTATCAGGCAATCGGGGTATGCCAAGGAAGAATTTGACATGCTGAGTGAAGAACAGCTCCAGGATATGCTTCATGAGGAAGACAGGGAGAAGATATATAAGAGCTTTAAGAAATGGCAGGAAAAAGGTTACAAAGGTATCGAGCACCTCGATTACAGGATAACAAATAAGACAGGCTCAATAGTCTGGCTTGATACATATTTTTACGCCGACCGGGGTGAGGATGGTAATCTAAAATACATAAACCAGATCTGTGTCGATATTACCGAGCAGAAGCTAATCGAGCAATCGCTTAAGCGAAGCGAAGAAAGATACAAAACATTTATCCATCACAGCACGGAGGGTATTTACAGGCTTGAAATGGAAAACCCCGTTGATATAAGCCTCGATGAAGAGGAATTCGTAAAGGGAGTATTCGATAACGCTTACATTGCAGAGTGCAACGACGCGATGGCAAGGATGTACGGTTTTGAAAATACAGAGGATGCGCTGAACAAAAAGCTCATAGAGCTTCACGGCAGTGGTGACGTAACCGAGAACACAAATACATTCCTGAGCTTTATCCGCTCCGGTCTAAAGATATCAAACGCGGAAACGATAGAGATGGATAAGGACGGCAATAAGAAATATTTTAATAATAATGCCGTCGGTATGGTAGAGAATGGTATGCTGATGAGAATATGGGGATCACAATCCGACATTACCGAGAGAAAAGAAATAATAGAGCAGAACAGGAAACTCTACAGGGCGGTAGAACAAAGCTCGGCATCGATCATTATAACGAACACATCCGGTGTTATAGAATATGTGAACCACAAGTTTTCCGAGATAACGGGATACCCGGCTGAGGAAGTTCTCGGAAAGGTCGCGAGGATTTTTAAGAAGGGAACGATAGTCGGGCTGGAAAATAACCGGGAGCTTATAGACATAATAGCCGGGGGTGTCGAGTGGAGCGGTGAGTATCTAAACAGAAGAAAGAACGACGAGAACTACTGGGAATACGCAAACATATCACCGATAAAAAATGACAACGGCGAAGTAACCCACTTCGTTGCAATATGCGAGGACATTACGGATCAAAAACTGACGGAAGACTCTATCAGAAGAAGTGAAGAGAGGTACAGAGCGTTCATTACTCACAGTTCCGAAGGTATATACAGGATGGAGCTGAGAAAACCAATAAACATAAATTCATCACTGGAAGAGCACATAAACCATTTCATGGACCATGCCTACCTGGCGGAATGTAACGACGTTATGGCGAAAATGTACGGCTATGAAAAGGCTGAAGAAGTGGTGAATAAGCAGGTGAAAGACCTTCTCGGGAACAGGGAAGAAAGCCAGGCATCTAACAGTATTTCTTTTGAGTCGTTCGTAAAGGCAGGGTACAGGATAAACAATAGTGAAACAAAAGAAATAGATAAGGAAGGCAACGTAAAGTATTTCCTCAATAACGGTGTCGGTATAATAGAGAACGATCATCTGGTACGACTATGGGGTACACAGAGAGATATTACCCAACTGAGGATGATGCAGGAGGAACTGAGAAAACTATCGAGGGCTGTAGAGCAAAGTCCAGACTCAGTTATTATTACAAACACCGAGGGAAAGATAGTTTACGTGAATCCGAAGTTTTCAGAGGTAACAGGTTTTACTCCTGCTGAGGTGCACGGCATGTACCCGTTCATATTGCTGAAAGGTGAGGCACCGAAAGAGATATATAATGAGATATGGGACGCAATGAGAGAAGGCAATGATTGGAAGGGTGAGTATTTTAACAGGAAGAAGAACGGGGAAAGATACTGGGAATATGCTACGATATCTCCGATCAAGGATGAAGAAGGCAACATCACCCATTATGTATATGTGAAGGAAGATATATCCGAGCGTAAGGTATTCGAGAACGAACTCCTCAGCGCGAAGGAAAAAGCAGAAGAAGCAAGTAACGCAAAGAGCCGGTTCCTTGCAAATATGAGCCACGAGATAAGAACACCGATGAACGGGATAGTGGGAATGGCACAGCTATTGACCCTGACGGACCTGAACGAGGAACAGTCGGAATACGTCGATATGATACACTATTCATCAGACGTGCTATTGAAGATCATAAACGACGTACTGGACTTCTCAAAGATCGAATCAGGTAAGTTTAAGCTGAACGAAGAAGAGTTTAATATAATAGAATTACTCGATAATACATTTAAGATACTCAGGTCGGATGCCGAGAGCAAGCGTCTAAAATTCGTTTTCGACGTGGACAAGGCGCTCAATATAAAAGTGCTGGGTGACCGTTACCGTCTGAACCAGATACTGACCAATCTTATCAGCAACGCGATAAAGTTCACACAACAGGGCGAAATCAGAGTAAAGGTTAAAGAGGCTGCCCGCAAGGGATCTAAGATAATGCTGGAATTTATAATATCTGATACCGGAATCGGAATCCCAAGCGACAAGTTCGAGAGTCTTTTCGAGAGCTTCACTCAGCTGGAGAATCCATACGTCAAGCAGTACATGGGTACCGGGCTGGGACTTTCCATTGTTAAGAGACTGATAGACATGATGAAGGGTGAAATAAGCGTAACGAGTGAAGAGGACAAGGGAAGTGAGTTTACGGTGAGGCTGGATTTTAAATTGGTGAAGTAAAACTTAAGGGGAGATAGATTTTAAAAAAGGAGGCACAGACAGTGCCTCCTTTTTTTTGTATTAGTTTTCGGGTTTGTCGTGATTGAACATCCAGTTGACACCGAACTTATCAGTACACATTCCGAATTTAGCACCCCAGAAGGTGTCCTGCAGAGGCATAGTTACGTTTCCGCCTGCAGAGAGATTGTCAAAAGTTTTTTTCTGGTCATCTTCATTGTCAAAATTAAGGCTGAGAGAGATGTTATTGCCGGCGGTGAAGGGCTGACCGGGCATAGAATCGGAAGCCATAAGAGTGAGATCACCTGCTTTTAGGGTTGAGTGCATGACCTTGCTCTTATAGTCTTCGGGAACTTCCATGGGAGCGCCTTCGAAGTTCATCATAGCTTCGATCTCGCCGTCGAGGGCGTCCTTGTAAAAGTTCATTGCTTCCTCGCAATTTCCGTTAAAAGTAAGATAAGGAATAATTTTGTACATAATAGGTCTTGTTTAATTAGTTAAAGATGGATTTAGCGTAAGGAGTTAAATATAATATAAGTGACGGAGATTAACAAAATAGAAAGGAATTCTAACCAAACCTTTATTTAATAGAATATTCCCAGCCGGGCATTTTAATCACTCCACGAGTTCGATCTCGATGAGTCATGGACCTGCGGTGATTATGGGTTTTGTGAATTGTTAAGTTTGGATTAATAGGGTAATTTTTGGGTATGGCGAAGAGTACGCAAATGGTAAAGGTAGGGAAGCGGACGCTGGAGCTTTCCAATTTGAAGAAGGTGCTTTTTCCGGATGATGGTATCATCAAGGCGGAAGTGATAGATTATTATCTAAAAATAGCCCCGACGATACTAAACCACATCAAGGGGAGACCGCTTTCGCTGATAAGATTTCCGGACGGTATATACGGCGAGCGGTTCTTTCAGAAGAACAGACCGGAGTGGGCGCCGGATTGGATAGAGTACGTTCCACTCGGGAGCGAAGATAAGAAGGACTACATACTTGCCACGGAGGAGGCGTCGCTGGTGTGGCTGGCGAACCTTGCCTGCCTGGAAATACACCAGATGCATTCCAAGAAACCGGATTACGATAAGCCGGATTACATGGTATTCGATATAGACCCGCCGGAGGGATACAAGTTCACGGACGTTGTAGAGATAGCGCTGGAATTGCGGCCGTTTTTGGAGAACCTGGGTTATCATGCTTTTGTGAAGACGACGGGAGGAAAGGGTGTGCACGTGGTGACACCGATAGAGCAGAGATGGGATTTTCATACGGTATTCGAGACGGCTCAGGAGATAGCAAAGCCCTTTGTAGAGGAGAGATCGAATTTAACTTTACACATAAAGAAAGAAGCGAGGAAGGGCAGGGTGCTGGTGGATATATACAGGATAAGGCAGGGACAGTCCATCGTTTCTCCATACAGTCTGCGCGGCAACAAGGGAGCGCCGGTGTCTATGCCGTTGACATGGGAACAATTGGAAACGCTGACTGACCCCATAGAATATAATCTGATGAACGTACCGGATATGGTGATGACGGAAGGCGACGCGTGGGAAGGAATATCGGCGTACGCAGTGGAGCTTCACACCGAAAGAAGGGCAGCTGCCAAACCAAAAAAACTAGGACCTAATCCAAAACATAAAACACCGGAACAATTAGAGAAGTATTCCAAGAAGAGGGACTTCGAGAAGACACCGGAGCCGGGCGCGGAGGTATTCGATGGTAAGGGAAATAATTTCGTAATACACAGACATCACGCGTCGAGACTGCATTACGATCTGCGGTTAGAGCAGGATGGGGTGCTTAAGTCGTGGGCAGTACCAAAGGGACTTCCGCCCGCGCCGGGAATAAAGAGACTGGCAGTGCAGACGGAAGATCACCCGATGGAGTATCTTACATTCGAGGGCACAATACCGAAGGGACAGTACGGCGGAGGCGACATGTGGGTTTACGCGGCGGGCAAGTACGAGATAACAAAAGAGAAGAAGGACGGATTTTATTTCAGGCTTCACAGCCCGGCAGTGAGCGGTGAGTACAGGATGTACATGATAAACAAGAACAAGAAAGAGTACCTTATGGAGCGGGTGGGAAATCCGCAGGTGGACTGGCTTCACTCGGATATAGAACCCATGCTGGCACAAACGCGAAAGGACGTTCCAACCGGAGACAGGTATCTATACGAAGTGAAGTGGGATGGTATAAGGGTTATGGTTTCGCTGGATGAGGGAAAGGTTACATTGCGGACGAGGAACAATAATGACATCACGGCGAAGTTTCCGGAACTACTGAGCGCAGAAAAATCCTTCAGAGCGACGTGCGGATTATTCGACGGTGAGATAGTATGCCTGGATGAGGAAGGCAGACCGGTATTCAAAGACGTCATTAACAGGATGCAAAGGTCATCGGAAGGAGACATAGAGCGGGCGATGAAGAAACAGCCGGCATTTTGTTACCTCTTCGACGTGTTGTACCTGGACGGGAGGGCA encodes:
- a CDS encoding ImmA/IrrE family metallo-endopeptidase; its protein translation is MERNHYIKDTINIYRFNNMKIWKNKSVIQLLSEESKSDPVEIIKERAKKLVVESIDKGWKGPPYNPLDLARFLKIDISPNDNVIDARTIPIGKNKFLIEYNPFERESRINFSIAHELGHFLFSDCSDEIRNRESKVAYGKGEQWELEFLCNVAASEILLPYGSFIEDANKANLNIHSLIELSNKYKASLEAVMLRFTSVTNKSCGIAFATFRNDSLIVDYSKTSKDFGVNFSKNFVIPFTSEAYSCKYSGRTSSENVRWEILDGRHFRLSYVGLPPLPQQSNQRVGIFFVPLDIESIKESKIKIEFGDAREPLGAGNKIIAQLINTSGGVGFGFGRAMAEAWPETKHSIANWKNDTKNFRLGKTKMFELEKGLFVFQMLAQQGIHAKRGEIPLKYSALRLCLKELAKSALEINASVHMPQIGAGQAGGNWDIIQEMIFSELVLKEIDVTVYILPGKISKPIFKNTLSLFDEESLWQKEN
- a CDS encoding adenylosuccinate synthetase, which codes for MAERKLILLLSGEIASGKTTLSKNLQDKYGFKVSRTREGIKKRYHASRSREDLQIFGEKLDKTTKGRWVLEHFQDEFYTSFFENDFFVIDSVRIKEQIEQFRRAYGYSVFHIHLLSSDATLYDRFIKRGENKDLGERKLKRKYSEFKKNNTESQVNELADKADLVIDTDRCNANDVFVKVVCFLKLLPPNDSELVDIIVGGQFGSEGKGQVAAYLSPNYDCLLRVGGPNAGHSVYEEPIHDVFHLLPSGTNRNKTAKLILGPGSVINLKKILEEVKKFGIEDRKRLIIDENVTVISEEDIKNEKKYKKNIGSTTQGVGYATAKNIIERIKGKNSHKAKHFKELSSFIGSSFEELQFLFRHNKKILLEGTQGTLLSLHHGIYPYVTSRDTSASGCLSEAGISPKRVRKIILVTRTYPIRVAGNSGPFLSNEIGWNDVSKRSRIKINELLNREKTTTTKRDRRVAEFSWPLFQKSCELNSPTDIALTFSDYICIENRKAKRYEQLTSETKRMIEEVERCAGVPVSLISTSFDYRAIIDRRNWI
- a CDS encoding DUF4159 domain-containing protein gives rise to the protein MKRFIIIPVILLVAFIIVKAQEGNDPRGERKDSSPFKIARLQYSGGGDWYNDPSAEINMMEYLKKNTVIDVDEAKFYSVNVNSDEIFDYPFIMITGHGNIELSENEAVRLRRYCEAGGFLYVDDDYGMDESFRREIKKIFPTDEMRELPFNHPIYHSEYDFPHGLPKIHEHDGKPPQGFAVYSNGRMCLYYTYETNISDGWADTKEHNDPPEKREESFKMGTNIVVYALMN
- a CDS encoding T9SS type A sorting domain-containing protein, with the translated sequence MLKTFYTIIILLLLAGTSFAGDYAVWIKINNDNDLRYLQTLVKEFDDVKITPSGKFIYNQDNGYVTAICNSSQLGALRNSRFDIIKTQEYRYIPQTQQLQTDAIPYQFGWPRQSSIDWPWYNSSTTIADMDGNGTYEIFATHSFTSSGTPLLYGYKASGAFVLGFPYSIPFGSLQTSGSIEIPALGDIDGDGEMEVVHADENGQVYAHNFDGSMVTGFPFSTGAVSEHSTPCLVDVNNDNKLEIVIISFDRSNDLNARLHLLSWNTGTVTEMPGFPIDYLKASSSAPVAADVDNDGKTEIFFGTGYDAGSSYEGRLMCYTHDGAVKPGWPKLCGPYSVGGTPVLYDLNNDNKLDVVIRLKDLNTSDINGIYAYNPDGTLLPNFPFPVPSGHPYAGVSIGDVDGDSEVEIAFGTVEAVSLGKIVCFNLDGTMLPSFPRGVFATWVDGNTAIADVTGDGIPEIIGGTNQGKMYAITATGDSAAGFPLSSEATVLNAFNSNPTMVDIDGDGDVELFAPCNDRKIYAWDTPGLWDPAPKKTWSTYKGNSRRDGTQKLDIPTGIQNSNSGIPDRFSLSQNYPNPFNPATSIKFALAGNTFVELSVYNLLGERVAVLVKEDLPAGEYSFTWDASALPSGVYFYKLETKSFTDIKKAILIK